In Perca fluviatilis chromosome 18, GENO_Pfluv_1.0, whole genome shotgun sequence, one genomic interval encodes:
- the plg gene encoding plasminogen, with protein sequence MDLYKVAFLLGALVCAVSGTEVEGYAKTEGAWILSLRRRQYSVNTVADCANKCNAEASFTCRSFIYNEKDQECSTAAANSKTENILRRSSTALYEKEVYLLECVNGVGSDYRGTKSKTKTGTNCQNWGAKYPHRPNFTPEANPLADLESNFCRNPDGDSGGPWCYTTDINTRWEHCSIPSCTEECIHCSGEDYRGKISTTENGFTCQRWDSQKPHNHGYSPSALPEKYLEENYCRNPDGDPRPWCFTTSVSKRWDFCSIPRCTSEPPSIVPELTCATGEGNAYRGTIAVTESGKTCQSWSSQTPQKHNRSPDNYPCKGLDSNYCRNPDNERMPWCYTTDPETRWEYCKVPSCGNAAAPDEPLIPTEEEDCYEGDGTSYRGVTSETISGKRCQSWSSMSPHTHQKTPQNFPNADLRRNLCRNPDGDKAPWCYTTEPGVRWEYCNLEKCPNKPASDTPTSRPSNPEASSTATETATEIDCKTGNGDTYRGPTSITILGVTCQSWSAQFPQQHNSFTPQTHPDKGLEGNSCRNPDGDVNGPWCYTTDRNKKWDYCQIPDCAGLKCGTPVTKPKRCFGRIVGGCVSKAYSWPWQISLRTNTRIHFCGGSLIHPQWVLTAAHCLERSRRPSAYKVIMGVNTELANEPSKQEKNLEKIILGPNGADIALLKLESPALINDKVMPVCLPDKDYIVPSGTECYVTGWGETQGTGGEGVLKETGFPVIENKICNRPAYLNGRVKDHEMCAGNIEGGTDSCQGDSGGPLVCSSQNTYILQGVTSWGLGCANAMKPGVYARVSKFIDWIDQTIKTN encoded by the exons ATGGACCTGTACAAAGTAGCTTTCCTCTTGGGAGCCCTGGTCTGCGCCG TTAGTGGTACTGAGGTGGAGGGATACGCCAAAACTGAAGGAGCATGGATCCTCTCGCTGCGGAGAAGACAGTACTCGGTAAACACTGTGGCTGACTGTGCCAACAAATGTAATGCTGAAGCATCCTTCACATGCAG GTCTTTCATATACAATGAAAAGGACCAAGAGTGTTCGACAGCAGCAGCAAACTCTAAAACAGAGAATATCCTGCGCAGAAGCAGCACAGCATTGTATGAAAAAGAAG TCTACCTCCTGGAGTGTGTAAATGGAGTAGGATCAGATTACAGAGGAACAaagagcaaaacaaaaacaggaacgAACTGTCAGAATTGGGGTGCCAAATACCCTCACAGGCCCAA CTTCACACCGGAAGCCAATCCTCTAGCGGACCTGGAGTCTAACTTCTGTAGAAACCCTGATGGAGACAGCGGGGGACCCTGGTGTTACACCACCGACATCAACACCCGCTGGGAACACTGCAGTATACCCAGCTGCACTG AGGAGTGTATACACTGCAGCGGTGAGGACTACAGGGGGAAAATCTCCACCACAGAAAACGGCTTCACCTGCCAACGATGGGACTCCCAGAAACCTCACAACCATGGCTACAGCCCCAGCGC TCTTCCAGAGAAGTATCTTGAGGAGAACTACTGCAGAAACCCCGATGGAGACCCCCGACCATGGTGCTTCACCACCAGTGTGTCCAAACGATGGGACTTCTGCTCCATACCTCGCTGCA CATCCGAGCCTCCCTCCATCGTCCCAGAGCTGACCTGTGCCACCGGTGAAGGGAACGCGTATCGAGGCACGATTGCAGTGACGGAATCTGGGAAAACGTGCCAGAGCTGGTCGTCTCAGACGCCACAGAAACACAACCGCTCGCCAGATAACTACCCCTGCAA AGGCCTGGATAGCAACTACTGTCGTAACCCAGACAATGAAAGGATGCCCTGGTGTTACACCACTGACCCTGAAACTCGCTGGGAGTACTGTAAGGTGCCGAGCTGTGGGAATGCAGCCGCACCAG ATGAGCCATTGATCCCCACAGAGGAGGAAGATTGTTACGAGGGTGACGGGACGAGTTACCGGGGTGTAACATCAGAGACCATCAGTGGAAAGAGATGTCAAAGCTGGAGCTCCATGAGTCCTCACACCCACCAAAAAACTCCACAGAACTTCCCCAACGC GGACCTCAGGAGGAATCTGTGCAGGAACCCAGATGGAGACAAAGCTCCTTGGTGTTACACTACAGAGCCTGGAGTCCGCTGGGAGTACTGCAACTTGGAGAAATGCCCCAACAAACCTGCCAGCGATACACCCACAAGCAGACCTTCAAATCCAGAGGCCTCATCCACTGCCACAGAGACCGCAACAGAGATTG ACTGTAAGACTGGAAATGGAGATACATACCGGGGTCCAACCTCCATCACCATTTTGGGCGTGACCTGCCAGTCCTGGAGTGCCCAGTTCCCTCAACAACACAACAGCTTCACCCCACAAACTCACCCCGACAAGGGTCTGGAGGGCAAT AGCTGCAGGAACCCAGATGGCGACGTGAATGGTCCTTGGTGCTACACTACAGACAGGAACAAGAAATGGGACTACTGTCAGATCCCCGACTGTG CTGGATTGAAATGCGGGACGCCAGTCACCAAACCAAAGCGTTGTTTTGGTCGGATTGTGGGAGGTTGCGTGTCAAAAGCTTACTCGTGGCCCTGGCAAATCAGCCTCCGGACCAA TACAAGAATTCATTTCTGTGGAGGATCTCTGATTCACCCCCAGTGGGTCCTGACTGCAGCTCACTGCCTggagag GTCCAGACGGCCAAGTGCCTACAAGGTTATCATGGGTGTTAACACAGAGCTAGCCAATGAGCCGTCGAAACAAGAAAAGAACCTGGAAAAAATCATACTGGGACCCAACGGCGCTGACATTGCTCTGCTCAAACTGGAGAG ccCTGCACTAATAAATGACAAAGTCATGCCAGTCTGTCTGCCAGATAAGGACTACATTGTTCCCAGTGGAACCGAGTGTTATGTTACCGGATGGGGTGAAACTCAAG GTACGGGAGGTGAGGGCGTCCTGAAGGAAACTGGTTTCCCTGTGATTGAGAACAAGATCTGCAATCGTCCAGCGTACCTGAACGGCAGAGTCAAAGACCACGAGATGTGTGCTGGAAACATCGAGGGAGGAACAGACAGCTGCCAG GGTGACAGCGGCGGCCCTCTGGTGTGTTCTTCCCAGAACACATACATCCTGCAGGGGGTGACATCATGGGGGCTGGGATGCGCCAATGCCATGAAACCCGGCGTCTACGCTCGAGTCTCCAAGTTTATCGACTGGATCGACCAAACCATCAAAACCAATTGA